One Mycolicibacterium fortuitum subsp. fortuitum genomic window carries:
- a CDS encoding argininosuccinate synthase: MSERVILAYSGGLDTSVAISWIGKETGKEVVAVAIDLGQGGEDMDVVRQRALDCGAVEAVVVDARDEFADEYCLPTIKANALYMDRYPLVSAISRPLIVKHLVDAARSHGGTVVAHGCTGKGNDQVRFEVGFASLAPELDVIAPVRDYAWTREKAIAFAEENAIPINVTKRSPFSIDQNVWGRAVETGFLEDLWNAPTKDVYDYTQDPTVNFNAPDELIISFDKGRPIAIDGRPLSVLEIIQELNTRAGAQGVGRLDVVEDRLVGIKSREIYEAPGAMVLITAHTELEHVTLERELGRYKRGVDQKWGELTYDGLWFSPLKRSLEAFVEHTQEHVSGDIRLVLHAGAIIVNGRRSGESLYDFNLATYDEGDSFDQSAAKGFVQLHGLSSKISAKRDLGL; the protein is encoded by the coding sequence ATGTCCGAACGCGTCATTCTGGCGTACTCCGGAGGTCTGGACACCTCGGTCGCGATCAGCTGGATCGGCAAGGAGACCGGCAAAGAGGTCGTCGCCGTCGCCATCGACCTCGGCCAGGGCGGCGAGGACATGGATGTCGTACGCCAGCGTGCCCTCGACTGCGGTGCGGTCGAGGCGGTCGTGGTCGACGCCCGTGACGAATTCGCCGACGAATACTGCCTGCCGACCATCAAGGCCAACGCGCTCTACATGGACCGCTATCCGCTGGTGTCGGCCATCAGCCGCCCGCTGATCGTCAAGCATCTGGTGGATGCCGCCCGCAGCCACGGCGGCACCGTCGTCGCCCACGGCTGCACCGGCAAGGGCAACGACCAGGTCCGCTTCGAGGTCGGATTCGCCTCCCTGGCACCCGAACTGGACGTCATCGCGCCCGTCCGCGACTACGCCTGGACCCGCGAGAAGGCCATCGCGTTCGCCGAGGAGAACGCGATCCCGATCAACGTCACCAAGCGCTCACCGTTCTCCATCGACCAGAACGTGTGGGGCCGCGCGGTGGAGACCGGGTTCCTCGAGGACCTGTGGAACGCCCCGACCAAGGACGTCTACGACTACACCCAGGACCCGACGGTCAACTTCAACGCGCCCGACGAGCTGATCATCAGCTTCGACAAGGGCCGCCCGATCGCGATCGACGGTCGCCCGCTCAGCGTGCTGGAGATCATCCAGGAGCTCAACACCCGGGCCGGTGCCCAGGGCGTGGGCCGCCTCGATGTGGTGGAAGACCGGCTGGTCGGCATCAAGAGCCGCGAGATCTATGAGGCCCCGGGCGCGATGGTGCTGATCACCGCGCACACCGAACTCGAGCACGTGACCTTGGAGCGCGAGCTCGGCCGGTACAAGCGCGGCGTGGACCAGAAGTGGGGCGAGCTCACCTACGACGGCCTCTGGTTCAGCCCGCTGAAGCGTTCGCTGGAGGCGTTCGTCGAGCACACGCAGGAGCACGTCTCGGGCGACATCCGGCTGGTGCTGCACGCCGGAGCCATCATCGTCAACGGCCGGCGCTCGGGCGAGTCGCTGTACGACTTCAACCTTGCCACCTACGACGAGGGCGACAGCTTCGACCAGAGCGCGGCCAAGGGCTTCGTGCAGCTGCACGGCCTGAGCTCCAAGATCTCGGCCAAGCGCGACCTGGGTCTGTAA
- a CDS encoding arginine repressor, whose protein sequence is MSAPTRAGRQARIIALLSSRQVSSQTELAALLGQEGIEVTQATLSRDLEELGAVKLRGADGGVGVYVVPEDGSPVRGVSGGTERLSRLLGDLLVSTDASANLAVLRTPPGAAHYLASAIDRAALPYVVGTIAGDDTILMVARDPMTGAELATTIENLK, encoded by the coding sequence GTGAGCGCCCCGACCCGCGCCGGCCGTCAGGCCCGCATCATCGCCCTGCTGTCGTCGCGGCAGGTGAGCAGCCAGACCGAACTGGCCGCCCTGCTGGGCCAGGAGGGCATCGAGGTCACCCAGGCCACGCTGTCACGGGACCTGGAAGAACTCGGCGCGGTGAAACTGCGTGGCGCAGACGGTGGCGTCGGTGTCTATGTGGTGCCCGAGGACGGCAGTCCGGTACGGGGTGTGTCCGGCGGCACCGAACGGTTGTCCCGGTTGCTGGGGGACTTGCTGGTATCGACCGACGCCAGCGCTAACCTTGCCGTGCTGCGCACCCCGCCCGGGGCGGCGCATTACCTGGCCAGCGCGATCGACCGTGCCGCCCTGCCGTATGTGGTCGGCACCATCGCCGGTGACGACACCATCCTGATGGTGGCGCGCGACCCGATGACCGGGGCCGAACTTGCCACCACCATCGAGAACTTGAAATAG
- the argF gene encoding ornithine carbamoyltransferase has protein sequence MIRHFLRDDDLSPDEQAEVLALAAELKKAPFSRRPLEGPRGVAVIFEKNSTRTRFSFEMGIAQLGGHAVVVDGRSTQLGREETLEDTGAVLSRYVDAIVWRTFAQERLTAMASGSSVPIVNALSDEFHPCQVLADLQTLAERRGDLTGLRMTYLGDGANNMAHSLMLGGVTAGIHVTIAAPAGFEPDPHFVDAAKRRAAETGATVTLTEDAQAGADGADVLVTDTWTSMGQENDGLDRVRPFRPFQVNSDLLKRADPEAIVLHCLPAHRGHEITDEVIDGPQSAVFDEAENRLHAQKAMLVWLLERA, from the coding sequence ATGATCCGCCATTTCCTGCGCGACGACGATCTGTCGCCCGACGAGCAGGCCGAGGTGCTCGCTCTGGCTGCCGAGCTGAAGAAGGCGCCGTTCTCACGGCGTCCGCTGGAGGGTCCGCGCGGCGTCGCGGTGATCTTCGAGAAGAACTCGACCCGCACCCGGTTCTCGTTCGAGATGGGTATTGCCCAACTCGGTGGCCATGCCGTCGTCGTGGACGGTCGCAGCACCCAGCTGGGCCGCGAGGAGACCCTTGAGGACACCGGCGCGGTGCTGTCCCGCTACGTCGACGCGATCGTGTGGCGGACCTTCGCCCAGGAGCGGCTCACCGCGATGGCGTCCGGCTCGAGCGTGCCCATCGTCAACGCGCTGTCCGACGAGTTCCACCCCTGCCAGGTGCTGGCCGACCTGCAGACGCTGGCCGAGCGCCGGGGCGATCTGACCGGCTTGCGCATGACGTACCTGGGCGACGGCGCCAACAACATGGCGCACTCGCTGATGCTGGGTGGAGTCACTGCGGGTATCCACGTCACCATCGCCGCGCCCGCCGGATTCGAACCGGACCCGCACTTCGTCGATGCTGCCAAGCGACGCGCCGCCGAGACCGGGGCGACCGTCACCCTGACCGAGGATGCACAGGCCGGCGCCGATGGTGCCGACGTTCTGGTCACCGATACCTGGACGTCGATGGGCCAGGAGAACGACGGACTCGACCGCGTGCGCCCGTTCCGCCCGTTCCAGGTCAACTCCGATCTGCTCAAGCGTGCCGACCCCGAAGCAATTGTGCTGCACTGCCTTCCGGCGCACCGCGGACACGAGATCACCGACGAGGTGATCGACGGTCCGCAGAGTGCGGTATTCGACGAGGCCGAGAACCGGTTGCACGCGCAGAAGGCCATGCTGGTGTGGCTGCTGGAGCGAGCCTGA